One window of the Neorickettsia findlayensis genome contains the following:
- the icd gene encoding isocitrate dehydrogenase, with protein sequence MPKLTVAYGDGVGPEIMTSVLEIIFEAGAEIQIDTVEIGQKIYEKGWPSGISDSGWETLKRNKVLLKAPITTPRGGGVRSLNVTLRKKLGLFANVRPCASHLEWQNPKMDIVIIRENEEDLYSGIEYRQTLDTYNCTKVITESASERICRYAFEYARNNGRKKVTVMVKDNIMKLTDGIFHKLFKKVALEYPDIESENYIIDIGAARIAKNPEKFDVIVTLNLYGDIISDVAAEMSGSVGLGGSINIGEEYAMFEAVHGSAPDIAGQDIANPSGLLNAAMYMLSYVGQKEIAQKVYSAWLKTLKSGVHTADVYDPLHSKLKVGTRKFTEHIINNIDRKSLVAFSCNSLVQGTLIKPQYQSKKEKLLIGVDLFISWDSTNLALLLAALKKIKVDDAIILGSISVKGVLIWPEETAVMPYSDTLCCRFLAEPNKSLATTVIYALMNELENSTIEVTRMEKLYSFGDEAGFSNV encoded by the coding sequence ATGCCTAAGTTGACGGTAGCCTACGGCGACGGAGTCGGACCGGAAATAATGACATCAGTGCTCGAAATTATTTTTGAAGCTGGTGCAGAAATACAGATTGATACAGTCGAAATTGGACAGAAGATTTATGAAAAAGGCTGGCCTTCTGGGATTTCTGACTCCGGATGGGAAACCCTGAAGAGGAATAAAGTGCTCCTAAAAGCACCGATAACAACTCCTCGTGGCGGAGGTGTAAGAAGTCTAAACGTAACACTCAGAAAAAAGCTGGGACTATTCGCAAATGTTAGGCCTTGTGCCTCGCACCTAGAATGGCAAAACCCTAAAATGGATATTGTCATTATCCGAGAAAATGAGGAAGACCTCTACTCAGGGATAGAATATAGACAGACCCTCGATACATACAACTGCACTAAGGTCATTACAGAAAGTGCGTCTGAACGGATTTGCCGATATGCTTTTGAGTACGCGCGCAATAACGGTAGAAAGAAAGTCACTGTAATGGTGAAAGATAATATCATGAAACTGACTGATGGAATCTTCCACAAACTGTTTAAGAAGGTCGCGCTTGAGTATCCAGATATCGAAAGTGAAAACTACATTATAGATATTGGCGCAGCAAGGATAGCGAAAAATCCTGAAAAATTTGATGTAATCGTGACGCTTAACCTATATGGAGATATTATTTCGGACGTTGCAGCGGAAATGTCAGGTTCAGTTGGTCTTGGAGGTAGCATCAACATAGGCGAAGAGTACGCAATGTTCGAGGCTGTGCATGGTTCTGCACCTGATATAGCGGGCCAAGACATTGCAAATCCCTCCGGTCTTCTGAATGCTGCAATGTACATGCTTAGCTACGTAGGACAAAAAGAAATTGCACAGAAGGTTTATTCTGCGTGGTTGAAGACACTAAAATCAGGTGTACATACCGCAGATGTTTATGATCCTTTGCATAGCAAGCTCAAGGTTGGCACTAGAAAATTCACAGAACACATAATTAACAACATCGACAGAAAAAGTCTGGTAGCTTTCTCATGTAATAGCCTAGTTCAAGGTACACTCATCAAACCTCAATATCAGAGTAAAAAAGAAAAGCTTCTAATCGGAGTAGATCTCTTTATCAGTTGGGATAGCACAAATTTAGCATTACTTTTGGCTGCTTTAAAAAAAATAAAAGTGGACGATGCAATCATCCTGGGTAGCATAAGCGTAAAAGGCGTCTTGATTTGGCCAGAAGAAACCGCAGTCATGCCGTATAGTGACACTCTTTGTTGCAGATTTTTGGCAGAACCCAACAAGAGTCTAGCAACAACAGTTATCTACGCCCTAATGAACGAACTGGAAAATTCAACGATAGAGGTCACTAGGATGGAGAAACTCTACTCTTTTGGTGATGAGGCAGGGTTCTCAAATGTCTAG
- a CDS encoding AEC family transporter produces MVLGKIFPLYLMILLGYIAGRMLNTDRNTIATLLLYLLSPLVILNGLLGVDNMQKLLLLPVIVFLTSCFMCWLVYTATQLFYNDSLRNIIAFSSGSFNTGQFGLPVALMIVDAETVGIYILAYSGIILFENTYGFYIASKGAFSPMYCIKKTLSLPPLHGIVVAFSMKLLCLHFPEFLDPFFANLRSTYVTLGMSTIGLGLGTIKKFEVDWKCIGITMFVKYFLWPVLMLSLVYLDASFLHIFDNDKVYNAMLILSVVPISVSTMLLGCVFNYPAEKIAVVVLISTLTGMVYIPLVVKFFF; encoded by the coding sequence GTGGTCTTGGGGAAGATATTCCCCCTTTATCTAATGATACTGTTGGGCTACATTGCTGGAAGAATGCTCAACACTGATCGTAATACCATCGCAACTCTTCTTTTATATCTCCTCTCACCGTTAGTTATCTTAAACGGGTTACTCGGTGTGGACAATATGCAGAAACTGTTACTTCTCCCTGTCATTGTTTTCTTAACAAGTTGTTTCATGTGCTGGCTTGTATATACGGCCACCCAGCTTTTTTACAATGACAGCCTAAGAAACATAATTGCATTTAGTTCAGGTAGCTTCAACACGGGCCAATTTGGTCTTCCCGTAGCACTTATGATTGTTGATGCTGAAACTGTTGGGATATATATACTTGCATACAGTGGAATCATCCTTTTTGAGAATACATATGGTTTCTATATTGCGTCTAAAGGAGCCTTTTCTCCAATGTACTGTATAAAAAAGACGCTAAGCCTGCCTCCGCTACACGGAATAGTAGTAGCATTTTCCATGAAGCTTTTGTGTTTACACTTTCCTGAATTTTTGGATCCATTTTTTGCGAATCTACGAAGTACCTACGTGACACTTGGTATGAGTACCATTGGTCTTGGTCTGGGAACTATAAAAAAGTTCGAAGTGGACTGGAAGTGCATTGGAATCACGATGTTTGTAAAGTACTTTCTTTGGCCGGTTCTAATGCTTAGTCTTGTCTATCTTGATGCCTCCTTCTTGCACATTTTTGATAACGATAAAGTGTACAATGCTATGTTGATTCTTTCTGTGGTACCAATTTCTGTGAGTACCATGCTATTAGGTTGTGTTTTCAATTATCCAGCGGAGAAGATTGCAGTTGTTGTTCTCATAAGCACACTTACAGGCATGGTGTACATTCCTTTGGTGGTGAAATTCTTTTTTTAA
- a CDS encoding M16 family metallopeptidase codes for MQRLIQRRLGNNLPVFVDSIPGHYSVSIKIWIRAGSECETQENNGLAHFLEHMIFKGTSTRTAEQIAADFDRLGGYFNACTSRSYTVYYVKLLEEHLDKGMEILSDVLNNSIFPKEELEREKMVVLEEISQTEDAPDDIIFDRFFENIYPNQAYGRPILGSRENVRRFTRDDITSFISQHYCSENMMLIASGKVDSERFISLAEKYFGCIKSVGVRAVDRSPARYVPAEYREERKLEQTHLILGLPCVSYSDSISQIYSAKVLAILLGGSMSSRLFQEVREKRGLAYSISAFHAPSETSAIMGIYSSTDPKRLKELVTVVLGELSKLQNTLTTEEVERAKQQIKSSILMSLESNESRASHIGRSIHYFGRYTDGAELIEIIDTIGVNDVASIAEFMLQDKRLSLALIGAKGMLDGYRVLAEAL; via the coding sequence GTGCAGCGCCTAATCCAGAGACGCCTTGGAAACAATTTACCCGTCTTTGTGGATAGTATACCAGGACATTATTCTGTTTCAATAAAGATTTGGATTAGAGCCGGCAGTGAGTGTGAGACTCAGGAAAATAATGGGTTGGCGCACTTTCTTGAACATATGATCTTCAAGGGTACAAGTACACGAACCGCAGAACAAATAGCAGCGGATTTTGATCGGCTTGGAGGTTATTTTAATGCATGTACCAGTAGAAGTTACACAGTCTATTATGTGAAGCTGTTGGAAGAACACTTGGATAAAGGGATGGAGATTCTTTCCGATGTGCTGAACAATTCGATCTTCCCAAAAGAAGAACTCGAACGCGAAAAGATGGTTGTCCTGGAGGAGATTTCTCAAACTGAGGATGCACCCGACGACATTATTTTCGACCGTTTTTTTGAGAATATATACCCGAATCAAGCTTACGGGAGACCTATTCTTGGTTCTAGGGAGAACGTTAGGCGCTTTACAAGAGATGACATTACCTCTTTCATATCTCAACACTATTGTTCTGAGAATATGATGCTTATTGCATCTGGTAAAGTGGATTCTGAGAGGTTCATCTCACTAGCGGAGAAGTACTTCGGATGTATAAAGTCAGTAGGTGTACGTGCTGTGGATAGGTCTCCAGCACGGTATGTTCCTGCTGAGTACAGAGAAGAGCGTAAATTGGAGCAGACTCATCTCATTCTAGGATTGCCGTGTGTTTCTTATTCAGACAGCATCTCTCAGATATATTCCGCTAAGGTTCTTGCTATACTCTTAGGTGGTAGCATGTCGTCTAGATTATTTCAGGAAGTGCGAGAAAAACGTGGTTTAGCCTATTCTATAAGTGCTTTTCATGCACCAAGTGAGACTTCAGCAATCATGGGTATTTACTCTTCTACGGATCCGAAGAGACTAAAAGAGCTGGTTACAGTAGTCCTTGGTGAGCTGTCTAAGCTTCAGAATACTCTCACAACTGAGGAAGTTGAAAGAGCGAAACAGCAAATTAAGTCATCGATTTTAATGAGTCTGGAAAGTAATGAATCTCGTGCGTCCCATATAGGTAGGTCAATTCATTATTTTGGTAGATACACAGATGGAGCTGAGCTAATCGAGATCATCGATACTATTGGGGTTAATGATGTTGCCTCGATTGCAGAGTTTATGTTGCAGGATAAGCGCTTGAGCCTTGCATTAATTGGTGCAAAAGGTATGTTGGATGGATATAGAGTGTTAGCAGAGGCACTGTAG
- the hslV gene encoding ATP-dependent protease subunit HslV, translating to MSTEFHGTTILSIRKDNKVVMIGDGQVTMGNAVVVKSTAQKVKRLSGGKIISGFAGSTADAFTLFERLESKLEAHPGQLLRACVELAKDWRTDKFLRRLEAMMIVADARGTFILNGAGDVIEPEDSVAAIGSGGNYALAAAKALVVHASDLDAFQIAEASMKIAAKICVFTNENFTVEVIDCTSKECS from the coding sequence ATGAGTACTGAGTTCCATGGGACTACTATTCTTTCGATCAGAAAGGATAATAAGGTCGTCATGATAGGTGATGGACAAGTGACTATGGGAAACGCAGTCGTTGTAAAATCGACTGCGCAAAAAGTGAAGCGTCTTTCTGGTGGAAAGATAATATCAGGGTTTGCCGGATCAACTGCGGATGCATTCACGTTATTTGAGCGGCTAGAGTCAAAATTAGAAGCCCATCCAGGTCAACTTTTGCGTGCGTGTGTGGAGCTTGCGAAGGATTGGCGTACAGACAAATTTCTTCGTCGATTAGAGGCGATGATGATTGTGGCTGATGCTAGGGGTACGTTCATTCTGAACGGTGCTGGTGATGTGATAGAACCTGAGGATAGTGTTGCTGCAATTGGATCTGGGGGCAACTATGCTCTGGCTGCTGCTAAAGCGCTTGTAGTCCACGCCAGTGATCTTGATGCTTTTCAGATTGCTGAGGCATCTATGAAAATAGCTGCTAAGATCTGTGTTTTTACAAATGAAAATTTTACGGTTGAAGTCATTGATTGTACTTCAAAAGAGTGTAGTTGA
- the hslU gene encoding ATP-dependent protease ATPase subunit HslU yields the protein MGAEKVFKYSAVVGQDPEHILEDAYSAAPKALVSYLDRFVVGQKLAKKKIAIAIRNRWRRNNVPKPLHDEIIPKNILMIGPTGVGKTEIARRVAKLSGAPFIKVEATKFTEVGYVGRDVESIIRDLVDSAVAQVKDQKRKQFLKGAEESAKEKILDALVGKKDTQDDDLPGDGDERHDARAIFEKKLDEGKLDDAEIEINVREVPQNVFPTMDVPGMPGTQIGMMNIGDMMSKVFGASKKFKRKRVKIKDARKILADAEVEDLFDEDAIIKEALDLVTNRGMVFIDEIDKICARTEVRGEVNREGVQRDLLPLLEGTTVVTKYGVVKTDHILFVGSGAFHFAKPSDLLPELQGRLPIRVELDSLDVEDMIRILTETESSLLKQYCALLETEGVSLEFTKEGVRAIAEAAITVNNEVENIGARRLHTIMETLLEEINFEANDNIGKTFSIDREYVDKHLQTIIKKLDLSKFIL from the coding sequence ATGGGTGCAGAGAAAGTCTTTAAGTATTCAGCTGTAGTTGGACAGGATCCCGAACATATCTTAGAAGATGCTTATTCTGCCGCTCCAAAGGCGCTTGTAAGTTATCTGGACAGATTTGTTGTTGGACAGAAGTTGGCCAAGAAAAAAATTGCGATTGCAATAAGAAATCGCTGGAGGAGAAATAATGTCCCGAAGCCACTTCATGATGAAATCATTCCAAAAAATATACTTATGATAGGGCCAACTGGTGTTGGAAAAACAGAAATTGCTAGACGCGTGGCGAAACTTTCAGGAGCACCGTTTATTAAGGTTGAGGCAACGAAGTTCACTGAGGTCGGTTATGTTGGTCGGGATGTCGAATCAATAATTCGGGATCTTGTTGATAGTGCTGTTGCGCAGGTCAAAGATCAGAAGAGAAAGCAATTTTTGAAGGGAGCCGAAGAATCTGCCAAGGAGAAGATCCTTGATGCATTGGTTGGTAAAAAAGATACTCAAGATGACGATCTTCCTGGCGATGGGGATGAAAGACATGATGCAAGAGCTATTTTTGAGAAGAAGCTCGATGAAGGGAAATTAGATGATGCGGAAATCGAAATAAATGTTCGTGAGGTTCCCCAAAATGTTTTTCCTACAATGGATGTTCCAGGTATGCCGGGCACGCAGATTGGTATGATGAACATCGGGGACATGATGAGTAAGGTCTTTGGTGCGAGTAAGAAGTTCAAAAGAAAAAGGGTCAAAATCAAAGATGCTAGAAAAATCCTTGCAGATGCAGAGGTCGAGGATCTTTTTGATGAAGACGCGATAATCAAAGAAGCGCTAGACCTAGTGACAAATAGGGGTATGGTTTTTATTGATGAAATAGATAAAATCTGTGCTCGAACAGAGGTTAGAGGTGAGGTGAATAGAGAAGGTGTTCAGAGAGATTTATTACCTCTTCTAGAGGGAACCACAGTAGTGACAAAGTATGGTGTTGTGAAAACAGATCATATTCTTTTCGTCGGTTCTGGAGCGTTTCACTTTGCTAAACCATCGGACTTACTACCGGAATTACAGGGACGTTTGCCGATAAGAGTAGAACTTGACTCGCTTGACGTGGAAGATATGATCCGTATCCTCACTGAAACTGAGTCTAGCCTGTTAAAGCAGTACTGTGCATTGTTGGAGACAGAGGGTGTTTCTCTTGAATTTACAAAAGAGGGTGTGCGTGCGATCGCTGAAGCTGCAATAACAGTTAATAATGAAGTTGAAAATATCGGTGCAAGGCGCCTCCATACAATAATGGAGACACTGCTTGAAGAAATTAACTTTGAGGCCAATGATAATATAGGAAAAACTTTTTCAATTGACCGTGAGTATGTAGATAAACATCTGCAAACTATCATCAAGAAGTTGGATTTGTCGAAGTTTATTCTGTAA
- the ispD gene encoding 2-C-methyl-D-erythritol 4-phosphate cytidylyltransferase yields MGKIAGLVVAGGGGSRIIGSVLPKQYLEIHGKAILQYAVEALFAHPKIECVHLVVNSKYEVHYLPILRNLSGYVVSLSEAGDTRTDSVFSGLKALECLNPSYVLIQDAARPFTTPKVIDAVIKTLLQGCKGVVPVVPVQDTIIKKESKGMITDVNRDELSVVQTPQGFDFCEIFAAYKAHFIRPSKKYTDDGSLARAHGIEVKCIPGDSSNLKITHPFDLKFADFLLARDHQ; encoded by the coding sequence ATGGGCAAAATTGCCGGTCTCGTGGTTGCTGGAGGAGGAGGTTCGAGGATAATAGGTTCGGTGCTTCCAAAGCAGTACTTGGAGATCCATGGCAAAGCAATTTTGCAGTACGCAGTCGAAGCTCTTTTTGCTCACCCGAAAATCGAGTGTGTGCACCTTGTTGTTAATTCAAAGTATGAGGTGCATTATTTGCCAATTTTGCGTAATTTGAGTGGGTACGTGGTTTCATTGTCAGAAGCTGGTGACACTCGAACGGATTCAGTTTTTTCAGGGCTGAAGGCTTTGGAATGCCTAAATCCTAGCTACGTATTGATACAGGATGCAGCTAGACCTTTTACGACGCCTAAAGTGATTGATGCAGTGATTAAGACTCTCTTGCAGGGTTGTAAGGGTGTTGTGCCAGTTGTGCCCGTACAGGATACTATCATAAAAAAGGAATCTAAAGGCATGATAACAGATGTAAATAGGGATGAGTTGAGCGTAGTGCAGACGCCACAAGGATTCGATTTTTGTGAGATTTTTGCAGCATATAAGGCGCACTTCATCCGTCCTTCCAAGAAGTATACAGATGATGGAAGTCTAGCACGTGCTCACGGTATAGAGGTGAAGTGTATTCCGGGTGACAGCAGTAATCTTAAGATTACCCATCCTTTTGACTTGAAGTTTGCCGATTTTCTCTTAGCTCGAGACCATCAGTGA
- a CDS encoding quinone-dependent dihydroorotate dehydrogenase, with translation MYEKLLVVLLQCLSPSFAHAITRVALKHFPGFVGENSFEDPILESRVCGLHFNNPIGIAAGFDKNAECVNALKRVGFGFIELGTVTLKPQKGNPSPRLFRLPQDGAVINRLGFNNKGVGYFLKSLKKAMAQTDLPPLGINIGKNAVSRDAVSDYARLAAHVSSVADYITLNVSSPNTASLRDMQKVEILEELLIAVKAAVGSDVRIFIKVAPDLTEGAEVNIVSLALKHKVAGIIVSNTTIGCRESLHSKHKVEYGGLSGKPLFKLSTALLRKMYRCANGELVFIGCGGISDAETAYAKIRSGAALIQAYTSFTYHGFGLLNEIKMGLVQRLRADGFSSVSEAIGVDAQF, from the coding sequence ATGTATGAAAAGCTCTTAGTGGTTCTTTTGCAGTGTTTGAGCCCGTCGTTTGCACATGCGATTACTCGTGTGGCGCTCAAGCATTTTCCAGGGTTTGTGGGTGAAAATTCTTTCGAGGACCCAATACTGGAAAGTAGGGTGTGTGGTTTGCACTTTAATAACCCGATTGGCATTGCAGCTGGGTTTGACAAAAATGCTGAATGCGTTAATGCCCTCAAGAGGGTAGGGTTCGGCTTCATTGAGCTTGGAACAGTCACCCTTAAACCGCAAAAGGGAAATCCTAGTCCCAGATTGTTTAGATTGCCGCAGGACGGTGCCGTAATCAATCGACTTGGATTTAATAATAAGGGGGTAGGGTATTTTCTCAAATCGCTTAAAAAAGCTATGGCACAGACGGATTTACCACCTCTGGGAATTAATATCGGTAAAAATGCCGTTTCAAGGGATGCTGTTTCCGATTATGCACGCTTGGCTGCTCATGTATCTTCGGTTGCTGACTATATCACGCTAAATGTCTCTTCTCCAAATACTGCTAGTCTCAGGGATATGCAAAAAGTAGAAATTCTTGAAGAGCTTCTTATTGCTGTAAAGGCAGCAGTTGGAAGTGACGTACGAATTTTTATCAAGGTTGCTCCTGATCTTACTGAGGGAGCAGAAGTAAATATTGTTTCGCTTGCTTTGAAGCACAAAGTAGCCGGAATCATAGTAAGTAACACTACTATTGGATGCAGGGAAAGCCTTCATAGTAAACATAAAGTCGAATATGGTGGGTTAAGCGGTAAGCCATTGTTCAAGCTTTCCACGGCTTTATTGAGAAAAATGTATAGGTGTGCAAACGGGGAGCTAGTTTTCATAGGTTGTGGAGGCATTTCAGATGCAGAAACAGCTTATGCGAAAATTAGGAGCGGTGCCGCTTTAATTCAGGCTTATACTAGTTTTACCTATCATGGTTTTGGTCTTCTGAACGAGATCAAAATGGGTTTAGTTCAGAGACTTAGGGCTGACGGTTTTTCTTCTGTAAGTGAGGCTATAGGTGTAGATGCGCAATTTTAA
- a CDS encoding 3-phosphoshikimate 1-carboxyvinyltransferase produces the protein MDGKVCEIEKIPPMQGTYSVPPDVSMLQSSIFALAHAMGRSTVSPFFAYTCITHTINCLEQLGVRIKKVEDSSKIEVYGVGLRGLRAPANILNIGSSHMGLHLLLGAVATYPFQTIITDLQHQIGKLKIKCAQHFADIGIEIVPQTLPTVIKGYQYCIPHEHILQHSCSQSKTALLMAGLNMLGTTKIIEPFSGSRDHVTGILEYLGADIKVIKARENTTTVVHGGKEFASRNITIPGDPSMALFLVIAATLVAGSAIIIKNVYLDKERFEIYKFLKKMGANIEFKVNTTSLNVGIGEIHVKSASLNGVTINENDAHEENLRTLLFLICIAKGKSSIENANGLRITQDKRFMDFVAIMQKLGATIKLKNDRIDVEGTSLKGNNSVSASYDHQLGNLLTLAGFITRETITVSRYHPEWLQLYYNFGKPTDYTAKQDS, from the coding sequence ATGGATGGCAAAGTCTGCGAAATAGAAAAAATTCCACCAATGCAGGGAACTTATAGTGTTCCACCCGATGTATCAATGCTGCAAAGCAGCATTTTCGCACTTGCACACGCAATGGGTAGATCTACCGTGTCACCTTTTTTCGCTTACACCTGCATCACTCACACGATCAATTGCTTAGAACAACTTGGTGTAAGAATAAAAAAAGTAGAAGACTCGTCAAAAATAGAAGTATACGGCGTTGGGTTGAGAGGCTTACGTGCTCCTGCAAACATTTTAAACATCGGCAGCTCACATATGGGACTTCATCTCTTACTTGGTGCGGTCGCGACTTACCCTTTCCAGACAATCATCACTGACCTCCAGCATCAAATTGGCAAACTTAAGATCAAGTGCGCACAGCACTTTGCTGATATAGGTATAGAGATAGTTCCACAAACCCTCCCAACGGTTATCAAAGGGTACCAATACTGCATCCCGCATGAACATATATTACAACACTCCTGTTCACAGAGTAAAACTGCATTGTTAATGGCCGGATTGAATATGCTCGGTACCACAAAAATTATAGAACCCTTTTCCGGTAGTAGAGATCATGTTACTGGCATCCTAGAGTACTTGGGCGCTGATATCAAGGTAATAAAAGCCAGGGAAAATACAACAACCGTTGTTCACGGAGGTAAGGAATTCGCATCACGGAATATTACGATTCCTGGTGACCCTTCAATGGCTTTGTTCTTGGTTATTGCAGCAACTTTAGTCGCTGGCTCTGCGATTATAATCAAAAATGTCTACCTAGATAAGGAACGCTTTGAGATATACAAATTCCTAAAGAAAATGGGTGCTAATATTGAGTTTAAGGTTAATACAACATCTCTCAATGTAGGAATAGGTGAGATTCATGTTAAAAGTGCCAGTCTCAACGGTGTAACAATCAATGAGAATGATGCCCATGAAGAGAATCTCAGGACATTACTCTTTCTCATATGTATAGCAAAAGGGAAAAGTTCCATAGAGAACGCAAATGGCTTAAGAATTACACAAGATAAAAGGTTCATGGATTTCGTAGCAATAATGCAAAAGCTGGGTGCAACGATCAAACTCAAGAATGACAGGATAGATGTAGAAGGCACATCACTAAAAGGGAACAACTCCGTAAGCGCATCTTACGACCACCAGCTTGGCAACCTCCTTACTCTCGCAGGTTTCATTACCAGAGAGACGATTACAGTATCCAGATACCACCCAGAGTGGCTTCAACTATACTATAATTTTGGAAAGCCAACCGATTATACGGCCAAGCAAGACTCTTAG